Proteins encoded by one window of Ostrinia nubilalis chromosome 23, ilOstNubi1.1, whole genome shotgun sequence:
- the LOC135083401 gene encoding ovalbumin-related protein X-like: MARIHKLILTLCAIIPIVIGQCTLQRAEVLFRRSVYEFSVDLVRRIAEDNEGHFIASTLSPWTLLSAVSLGAADDTLSQIQQVLKHHRHKCFNNKYLELAKQIASSSNGATLEHSSNLFMDHSMILKERFRNQLTKTGVCDITPLSFDDFNRAAGIINNYVKEATHGVIDEIISPSDLEGVYLIMVDALYFKGSWRKAFLPEETEASTFYDAHRNPIGEVNLMFANNEFNITTIDAIEATVLELPYGHDDRFSMLLFLPNDDVPLINVIGALKKISLGSIFGLFQREGGPKKVFVQIPRFKITSDLDNLKELLIDMGLRDMFDANRARFPEISDYQLHVSSFIQKADVEVTEEGTVAAAVTEMGFSFRSSVQAENFLANKPFFFMIVDRKTEVPVFSGAYSKPKLF, encoded by the coding sequence ATGGCTCGAATTCACAAGCTTATTCTCACCCTCTGTGCAATCATCCCCATAGTAATCGGGCAGTGTACTTTACAGAGAGCAGAAGTCCTCTTCAGAAGATCAGTATACGAGTTCTCCGTGGATCTAGTCAGAAGAATCGCCGAGGACAATGAAGGCCATTTTATTGCCTCAACTCTCTCACCCTGGACTCTCCTGTCAGCAGTATCCTTAGGAGCAGCAGACGACACCCTCTCTCAAATCCAGCAAGTCTTAAAACACCACCGCCACAAATGCTTCAACAACAAATACTTGGAACTGGCAAAGCAAATCGCCTCCTCAAGCAATGGGGCTACCCTCGAGCACAGTTCCAATCTCTTCATGGATCACTCAATGATACTCAAAGAAAGGTTCAGAAATCAACTGACCAAAACCGGCGTTTGTGACATAACTCCTTTATCTTTCGACGACTTCAACAGGGCGGCTGGCATcataaataattacgtaaaagAAGCCACGCATGGTGTTATCGACGAAATTATATCACCCAGTGATTTGGAAGGAGTGTATTTGATTATGGTAGATGCGTTGTACTTTAAAGGTTCGTGGCGTAAGGCTTTCTTGCCTGAAGAAACAGAAGCGAGTACCTTCTACGATGCTCATAGGAATCCTATCGGAGAAGTGAATTTGATGTTCGCTAACAACGAATTCAACATTACTACGATTGACGCGATCGAAGCTACAGTCTTGGAGCTGCCGTATGGACATGACGACAGGTTTTCTATGTTGCTATTCTTGCCGAACGATGATGTGCCCCTTATAAACGTGATTGGGGCCTTGAAAAAGATCAGCCTTGGTTCCATATTTGGACTGTTCCAAAGGGAGGGAGGGCCGAAGAAGGTGTTTGTTCAGATTCCGAGGTTCAAGATTACGAGTGATTTGGATAATTTGAAGGAGCTTTTAATTGATATGGGATTGAGGGATATGTTTGACGCTAACAGGGCGAGATTCCCTGAGATTTCGGATTACCAGCTGCATGTTTCTAGCTTCATCCAGAAGGCAGATGTGGAAGTGACAGAGGAAGGGACGGTGGCTGCAGCAGTGACTGAGATGGGTTTCTCTTTCAGGAGTTCAGTCCAGGCTGAGAACTTTTTGGCAAACAAACCCTTCTTCTTCATGATTGTGGATAGGAAAACTGAAGTGCCAGTCTTCAGTGGAGCCTACTCCAAGCCCAAACTTTTTTAG